One genomic region from Arthrobacter pigmenti encodes:
- a CDS encoding ABC transporter permease, which yields MTSQRTGNPDTSTTTAVPTLKAHSPTVAAQRARKFGSWYYAEHALKVMNGYRWTLLAYSVGNPVMYLFAMGVGLATLVDQNSAEAAFGGVSYLAFIAPALLSSATIMAAATEFTYPVMDGFKWRRVYYGPHASPLAVHQIVNGYIIAIAIRLFLMSAIYFAIVALFGASPSAWGSMAIVVAVLCGLAFGLPLMAYSASIKEDKGQFALVMRFIVTPLFLFSGTFFPLETLPVFLRWIGWISPLWHGTELGRVLTYGYTEPIWLSVIHVLYLIGLALVGWILARRIYEQRLGQ from the coding sequence TTGACTAGCCAACGCACGGGCAACCCGGACACAAGCACGACGACCGCGGTGCCCACCCTTAAGGCACACTCACCCACGGTAGCGGCGCAGCGGGCCCGTAAGTTCGGTTCCTGGTACTACGCCGAGCATGCCCTGAAGGTCATGAACGGCTATCGCTGGACCCTGCTCGCCTACAGTGTGGGCAACCCGGTAATGTACCTCTTCGCAATGGGCGTAGGCCTGGCCACCCTGGTGGACCAGAACAGTGCGGAGGCCGCCTTCGGAGGGGTCAGCTACCTTGCCTTCATCGCACCGGCCCTATTGTCCTCGGCGACCATCATGGCGGCGGCCACGGAGTTCACGTATCCGGTGATGGACGGATTCAAATGGCGCAGGGTCTATTACGGGCCGCACGCGTCCCCGCTTGCCGTTCATCAGATTGTCAACGGCTACATCATCGCGATCGCCATCCGCCTGTTCCTGATGTCCGCGATTTACTTCGCCATCGTCGCACTGTTCGGCGCCTCGCCGTCGGCATGGGGTTCAATGGCGATCGTCGTCGCCGTCCTCTGCGGTCTGGCCTTCGGGCTGCCGCTCATGGCCTACTCGGCCAGCATCAAGGAGGACAAGGGGCAGTTCGCGCTGGTCATGCGCTTCATCGTGACGCCGTTGTTCCTGTTTTCCGGGACGTTCTTCCCGCTTGAGACGCTCCCTGTCTTCCTGCGCTGGATCGGCTGGATTTCACCCCTATGGCACGGCACGGAGCTGGGCCGGGTGCTCACGTACGGCTACACCGAGCCGATCTGGCTTTCAGTGATCCACGTCCTGTACCTGATCGGACTGGCCCTCGTCGGTTGGATCCTCGCCCGCCGCATCTACGAACAGAGGTTGGGCCAGTGA
- a CDS encoding ABC transporter permease, with product MSKVLTTRDYQLTTRNRPFSALYARNAKAVISRGLMATKSSNWMIMVSGFFEPVLYLVSMGLGLGALVGAVVGPGGEEISYAAYIAPALLAVSAMNGAVYDSTWNVFFKMNFAKLYQGMLYTSLGPLDVAIGEIFLALLRGALYATGFTAVMGMMGLITTPWALLMIPAAVLIAFGFASFGMGITSYMKTFQQMDWINFVMLPMFLFSATFYPLSVYPEPIQWFIQALPLWHGVELLRQISVGIFTPATAIHITYYLVMILIGMVLTTTRLRKLFLK from the coding sequence GTGAGCAAGGTACTGACCACACGGGACTATCAACTAACCACCCGGAACCGTCCGTTCAGCGCCCTCTATGCGCGCAACGCAAAGGCCGTAATCAGCCGCGGTCTCATGGCAACCAAGAGCAGCAACTGGATGATCATGGTCTCAGGGTTTTTCGAGCCGGTACTGTACCTGGTCTCAATGGGTCTGGGCCTGGGCGCACTGGTGGGCGCCGTCGTCGGACCCGGTGGTGAGGAGATCAGTTACGCCGCCTATATCGCGCCGGCTCTGCTGGCCGTGTCAGCGATGAACGGTGCGGTTTATGACTCCACCTGGAATGTGTTCTTCAAGATGAACTTCGCGAAACTGTACCAGGGGATGCTCTACACCTCGCTGGGCCCCCTCGACGTTGCGATCGGGGAGATCTTCCTGGCGCTGCTTCGCGGTGCCCTGTATGCCACGGGCTTCACGGCAGTCATGGGCATGATGGGTCTGATTACCACGCCGTGGGCCCTGTTGATGATTCCGGCGGCGGTGCTGATCGCGTTCGGATTCGCGTCCTTCGGCATGGGTATCACCAGCTACATGAAGACGTTCCAGCAGATGGACTGGATCAACTTCGTGATGCTGCCGATGTTCCTGTTCTCGGCCACGTTCTATCCGCTGAGTGTGTACCCTGAGCCCATCCAGTGGTTCATCCAGGCACTTCCGCTGTGGCACGGCGTCGAGCTCCTGCGGCAGATCAGCGTTGGCATCTTCACTCCGGCAACGGCAATCCACATCACCTACTACCTGGTGATGATCCTCATTGGGATGGTGCTCACGACGACGAGGTTGCGGAAGCTGTTCCTGAAATAG
- a CDS encoding VOC family protein — MIGKWHATVFDCSNTDQLASFYEDMLGMIRVQHDDDGWITIGDAPDRPALAFQRVEEYTPPKWPGQDIPQQVHLDIRVEDLDVAEQKVLALGATSMDSGTEAFRVYLDPAGHPFCLVRW; from the coding sequence ATGATCGGAAAATGGCACGCCACTGTCTTTGACTGTTCCAATACGGACCAGCTCGCTTCGTTCTACGAGGACATGCTTGGGATGATCCGCGTCCAACACGACGACGACGGCTGGATCACCATCGGTGACGCCCCGGACCGTCCGGCCCTGGCCTTCCAGAGAGTGGAGGAATACACTCCGCCGAAATGGCCGGGCCAGGACATCCCGCAGCAGGTGCACCTCGACATCCGGGTGGAGGACCTCGACGTTGCCGAGCAGAAGGTCCTCGCGCTGGGAGCCACAAGCATGGACTCCGGTACGGAGGCCTTCCGGGTTTACCTCGATCCGGCAGGGCACCCGTTCTGTCTGGTCCGCTGGTGA
- a CDS encoding class F sortase, with product MISSNNGRRRGFAVSAAAALLILTGCGSTPGSDGAQAPSTTTAPATSAPASPTPSVAETTPAAEPAPADSLPPVMEASEPVSFTIPSIGAGSELLSLGIRENGSLEVPPDGPGAPASWYNQSPTPGERGPSVLLGHVNATDGGPGVFADLRSLKPGDRIDVLRADGSTATFEVTRGEQYPKNDFPTATVYGYTPESEIRLITCDGYDPATGLFDDNYVIFATLVL from the coding sequence ATGATCAGCTCGAACAACGGCCGCCGCAGAGGCTTTGCAGTCTCTGCGGCGGCCGCCCTTCTTATCCTGACCGGTTGCGGCAGCACACCCGGCAGTGACGGCGCGCAAGCGCCCAGTACGACGACGGCGCCCGCCACGTCCGCTCCAGCGTCCCCCACTCCGTCGGTAGCGGAAACAACGCCGGCCGCCGAGCCTGCGCCTGCTGATTCCCTTCCGCCGGTGATGGAAGCCTCCGAGCCCGTGTCATTCACGATCCCCTCGATCGGCGCCGGTTCCGAGCTGCTGTCCCTGGGCATCCGTGAGAACGGTTCGCTTGAGGTCCCGCCGGACGGTCCGGGAGCACCGGCGAGCTGGTACAACCAGTCACCCACGCCGGGCGAACGCGGCCCTTCCGTGCTGCTTGGCCACGTCAACGCAACGGACGGTGGACCGGGTGTCTTTGCCGACCTTCGCAGTCTGAAGCCAGGTGACCGGATTGACGTGTTGCGGGCGGACGGTTCCACCGCGACGTTCGAGGTCACCCGCGGCGAGCAGTACCCGAAGAATGATTTCCCCACCGCTACCGTCTACGGCTACACGCCGGAGTCCGAGATCCGTCTCATCACCTGCGACGGCTACGATCCCGCGACGGGGCTGTTCGACGACAACTACGTGATCTTCGCAACGCTGGTTCTCTAG
- a CDS encoding exodeoxyribonuclease III has product MSLAPTPESTKHPDALRVATVNVNGIRAAYRRGMQEWLAARDVDILCLQEVRAPDEIVRDLLGDSWHIVHAEAAAKGRAGVAIASRTAPIATREHIGDAYFATAGRWVEADFEFDGAKVTVASAYVHSGEAGSPQQEDKYRFLDLMTARLTDLRGTRDHALVVGDLNVGHTTLDIRNWKGNLKKAGFLPEERAYFDHFFSESVGWVDVHRTLAGEMDGPYTWWSWRGKAYDNDAGWRIDYHLATPELAASALHAVVDRAHSWEARFSDHAPLVVDYKL; this is encoded by the coding sequence GTGAGTTTGGCACCAACCCCTGAGAGCACTAAGCACCCTGATGCCCTGCGCGTTGCCACGGTGAACGTAAACGGTATCCGCGCCGCCTACCGGCGGGGGATGCAGGAATGGCTCGCTGCCCGGGACGTCGACATCCTGTGCCTGCAGGAGGTGCGTGCGCCGGATGAAATAGTGCGGGACCTCCTCGGTGATTCCTGGCACATCGTCCACGCGGAAGCAGCGGCCAAAGGACGCGCGGGTGTGGCCATCGCATCCCGTACGGCTCCCATCGCCACGCGCGAGCACATCGGTGACGCATACTTCGCCACCGCGGGCCGTTGGGTGGAAGCCGACTTCGAGTTCGACGGCGCGAAGGTCACCGTTGCCAGTGCCTATGTCCATTCCGGTGAGGCGGGATCGCCGCAGCAGGAGGACAAGTACCGGTTCCTCGACCTGATGACGGCACGCCTTACGGACCTGCGCGGCACACGGGACCACGCCCTTGTGGTGGGAGACCTCAACGTCGGCCACACCACCCTGGACATCCGTAATTGGAAGGGCAATCTGAAGAAGGCGGGCTTCCTGCCCGAGGAACGCGCCTATTTCGATCACTTCTTCAGCGAATCCGTCGGCTGGGTGGATGTTCACCGCACCCTTGCCGGTGAGATGGACGGCCCGTACACGTGGTGGTCCTGGCGCGGCAAGGCATACGACAACGACGCCGGGTGGCGCATCGACTACCACCTCGCCACCCCGGAACTTGCAGCATCAGCTCTCCACGCCGTCGTTGACCGTGCCCACTCGTGGGAAGCCAGGTTCTCGGACCACGCCCCGCTCGTCGTCGACTACAAGCTTTAG
- the trpS gene encoding tryptophan--tRNA ligase, with protein MASAPPSSPAQRQRVLSGMQPSGSSLHLGNYLGALIQWVRMQESYDAIYFIPDLHAITVPQDPAELAERTRLTAAQYIAGGVDVNRCTLFVQSQVPEHAQLAWVLNCLTGFGEASRMTQFKDKSLKQGADSTSVGLFTYPVLQAADILLYQPEGVPVGEDQRQHIELSRDLAQRFNTRFGETFVVPKPFIQKESAKIYDLQNPTAKMSKSASSAAGLINIMDEPKVTAKRIKSAVTDDGTEIRFDREGKPGVSNLLSIYSLMTGKDMDDVVGHFEGRMYGHLKVELADVVVDRLEPIRSRALELLADPAELDRLLAVGAAKAREIASVTLADVFSKVGFLPAADRGPVGAR; from the coding sequence ATGGCCTCAGCACCTCCAAGCAGTCCCGCGCAGCGCCAGCGGGTGCTCTCCGGCATGCAGCCCTCGGGCAGCTCCCTCCATCTCGGGAATTACCTCGGAGCACTCATCCAGTGGGTCCGGATGCAGGAGAGCTACGACGCCATCTATTTCATCCCGGACCTGCACGCGATCACCGTGCCCCAGGACCCGGCCGAGCTGGCCGAGCGCACCCGGTTGACCGCTGCGCAGTACATTGCGGGCGGCGTGGACGTGAACCGTTGCACCCTGTTCGTCCAGTCCCAGGTTCCGGAGCATGCCCAGCTGGCGTGGGTCCTGAACTGCCTGACCGGGTTCGGCGAAGCATCGCGGATGACGCAGTTCAAGGACAAGTCTTTGAAGCAGGGAGCTGACTCCACCTCGGTTGGTCTCTTCACGTACCCAGTCCTGCAGGCGGCGGACATCCTGCTGTACCAACCCGAGGGCGTACCGGTGGGGGAGGACCAGAGGCAGCACATCGAACTGAGCCGCGATCTTGCACAGCGTTTCAACACCCGCTTCGGGGAAACGTTCGTGGTGCCGAAGCCGTTCATCCAGAAGGAATCGGCCAAGATTTACGACCTCCAGAACCCCACCGCGAAGATGTCCAAGTCCGCCAGCTCTGCCGCCGGGCTGATCAACATCATGGACGAACCCAAGGTGACGGCGAAGCGCATCAAGTCAGCGGTCACGGATGACGGCACAGAGATCCGCTTCGACCGCGAGGGCAAGCCCGGCGTTTCCAACCTGCTCTCCATCTACTCGCTGATGACGGGGAAGGACATGGACGACGTCGTCGGGCACTTTGAGGGCCGCATGTACGGTCACCTGAAGGTCGAGTTGGCAGACGTCGTCGTCGATCGTCTGGAGCCGATCAGGAGCCGCGCACTGGAACTGCTGGCCGATCCGGCCGAGCTTGACCGGCTGCTCGCCGTCGGTGCAGCGAAGGCCCGCGAGATTGCGTCCGTCACGCTTGCGGATGTGTTCAGCAAGGTCGGCTTCCTCCCCGCCGCAGACCGCGGACCGGTGGGTGCCCGCTAA
- a CDS encoding 2'-5' RNA ligase family protein, producing the protein MSRPVSDISQPTYVVGRRAVEGNSVGVVIAIPEPIAGELERWRASFGDPMAALVPPHITLITTTPATDWPETIRHVRDVAASQRCFTVTLKSTGTFRPLTPVVYVNVTEGFESCVELHRRLQAGPLERELEYPFHPHVTVAHDVSEASMDSAEDSLDDFEASFTVRTMGLYEHDTTGVWKLREELIFGQNTAAGEEAGA; encoded by the coding sequence ATGAGCCGGCCCGTCAGCGATATCAGCCAACCGACCTACGTGGTGGGTCGGCGCGCTGTGGAAGGCAACAGCGTGGGGGTGGTCATCGCCATTCCTGAGCCGATTGCCGGTGAATTGGAACGGTGGCGTGCGTCCTTCGGGGACCCGATGGCGGCGCTCGTCCCGCCGCACATCACGCTAATTACGACGACGCCGGCAACCGACTGGCCGGAGACAATCCGGCACGTTCGCGACGTCGCGGCCTCGCAGCGATGCTTTACTGTCACGTTGAAGAGCACCGGCACCTTCCGTCCGCTCACGCCGGTGGTTTATGTGAACGTCACAGAGGGCTTCGAGTCCTGTGTGGAGCTTCACCGCCGTTTGCAGGCCGGGCCCCTCGAACGCGAACTCGAGTATCCCTTCCACCCACACGTCACCGTGGCGCATGACGTCAGCGAGGCGAGCATGGATTCCGCCGAGGACTCCCTCGACGACTTCGAGGCATCCTTCACCGTACGTACCATGGGACTGTACGAGCACGACACCACGGGCGTCTGGAAACTACGGGAAGAGCTCATCTTTGGCCAAAACACTGCCGCAGGCGAAGAAGCAGGCGCCTGA
- a CDS encoding YihY/virulence factor BrkB family protein yields MAKTLPQAKKQAPDTPFPTERVQLTLKVLRARGELGRIRREKGGGVPVLAATIQYLIAKLYAFRPMRAFQLYTMRHGPLMAAGIAYNMFFAIAALLVVGFSILGLVVTGDENLQNLIVRTVDSTTPGLIDTDGEDATSSGIATREQLFGLEAELGLTLLISTVVMLLTSLRWIGGVREGMRGIFDLPPVQVNPVLVKLKDLGILLVLAVALIMTTAVGLLANTVLDLVLQWLGLSDAAKPLTQIAGAVVTLLLDTLVAVILFKSASAVQMPRRVLLQSALIAGVGSTVLRTFSTLLLANVDRNPLLAGSAVILGLFVWFFLLSQVYLLATAWGAIGTADARSARIHARGGRARSLRQRSRAARAAEVSGT; encoded by the coding sequence TTGGCCAAAACACTGCCGCAGGCGAAGAAGCAGGCGCCTGACACACCGTTTCCCACCGAGCGGGTCCAGCTGACGCTGAAAGTACTGCGGGCCCGCGGGGAACTTGGCCGGATACGGCGGGAAAAGGGCGGGGGAGTGCCCGTTCTCGCGGCCACCATCCAGTACCTGATCGCCAAACTGTATGCCTTCCGGCCCATGCGTGCTTTCCAGCTGTACACGATGCGCCACGGCCCGCTGATGGCTGCCGGCATCGCGTACAACATGTTCTTTGCCATCGCGGCGCTGCTGGTGGTTGGGTTCTCGATTCTCGGGCTGGTGGTCACCGGGGATGAGAACCTGCAGAACCTTATCGTCCGGACTGTTGATTCCACGACCCCGGGCCTCATTGACACTGACGGGGAGGACGCGACTTCAAGCGGCATCGCGACGCGTGAGCAGCTGTTCGGCCTGGAAGCCGAACTGGGTCTCACCCTTCTTATTTCAACGGTTGTCATGCTCCTTACCTCTCTGCGTTGGATCGGGGGCGTCCGGGAGGGCATGCGCGGGATCTTCGACCTGCCGCCCGTCCAGGTGAACCCGGTGCTGGTGAAGCTGAAGGACCTCGGTATCCTGCTGGTCCTAGCCGTTGCATTGATAATGACCACGGCGGTCGGTCTGCTTGCCAACACTGTCCTGGATCTGGTGCTGCAGTGGCTGGGCCTGAGTGACGCGGCCAAACCGCTGACACAGATCGCCGGAGCTGTGGTGACACTCCTGCTCGACACCTTGGTGGCGGTGATTCTGTTCAAGTCCGCGTCAGCAGTGCAGATGCCCCGGCGCGTACTCCTGCAGTCAGCCCTGATCGCGGGCGTGGGCAGTACTGTGTTGCGCACTTTCAGCACTCTGCTGCTCGCGAACGTTGACCGGAACCCGCTGCTGGCCGGGTCAGCTGTGATCCTCGGACTCTTCGTGTGGTTCTTCCTGCTCAGCCAGGTCTACCTGCTGGCCACGGCCTGGGGCGCCATCGGTACCGCCGACGCCCGGTCGGCCCGGATCCATGCCCGGGGCGGCCGCGCCAGGTCGCTGCGCCAGCGCAGCCGCGCCGCCCGTGCCGCGGAAGTCTCGGGCACGTAG
- a CDS encoding succinate dehydrogenase iron-sulfur subunit has translation MSTETVEKEPASKVDLAPGVGGGGEIPTFDITLKVRRYNPEVSDEVHWDEWKLTMYGTDRVLDALHKVKWEHDGTVSFRRSCAHGVCGSDAMRINGRNRLACKTLLKDLDTSKPILVEPIKGLPVEKDLIVDMEPFFQSYREIMPFLVNRGHEPTRERLQSAEERERFDDTTKCILCAACTSSCPVFWTDGQYFGPAAIVNAHRFIFDSRDDAGDMRLEILNDKEGVWRCRTTFNCSEACPRGIQVTQAIAEVKQAILTRKI, from the coding sequence ATGAGCACCGAAACTGTCGAAAAAGAACCGGCCTCCAAGGTTGACCTCGCTCCCGGTGTTGGCGGCGGCGGAGAAATCCCCACCTTCGACATCACGCTGAAGGTCCGCCGCTACAACCCCGAGGTCTCCGATGAGGTGCACTGGGACGAGTGGAAGCTCACCATGTACGGCACGGACCGCGTGCTGGATGCACTGCACAAGGTCAAATGGGAGCACGACGGCACGGTCTCGTTCCGCCGCTCCTGCGCGCACGGTGTCTGCGGCTCGGATGCCATGCGCATCAACGGGCGCAACCGCCTGGCGTGCAAGACCCTGCTGAAGGACCTGGACACTTCCAAGCCCATCCTCGTGGAACCCATCAAGGGCCTTCCGGTCGAGAAGGACCTGATCGTGGACATGGAGCCGTTCTTCCAGTCCTACCGGGAGATCATGCCGTTCCTCGTAAACCGGGGACACGAGCCAACGCGTGAACGTCTGCAGTCCGCCGAGGAACGTGAACGCTTCGACGACACCACCAAGTGCATCCTCTGCGCCGCGTGCACCTCGTCCTGCCCGGTCTTCTGGACGGACGGCCAGTATTTCGGCCCTGCGGCGATCGTCAATGCGCACCGCTTCATCTTCGATTCCCGTGACGACGCCGGCGACATGCGCCTGGAAATCCTCAACGACAAGGAAGGCGTGTGGCGCTGCCGCACCACCTTCAACTGTTCCGAGGCCTGCCCCCGCGGCATCCAGGTCACCCAGGCCATCGCAGAGGTCAAGCAAGCCATCCTGACCCGCAAGATCTAG
- the sdhA gene encoding succinate dehydrogenase flavoprotein subunit yields MQVHKYDVVIVGAGGAGMRAAIESGQRARTAVLTKLYPTRSHTGAAQGGMCAALANVEEDNWEWHTFDTVKGGDYLVDQDAAEVMAKEAIDAVLDLEKMGLPFNRTPEGRIDQRRFGGHTRDHGKAPVRRACYAADRTGHMILQTLYQNCVKHNVEFFNEYYVLDMLTVDEEVTVEGKTRIQKRVAGVVSYDLATGELHVFQAKSVVFASGGVGKVFKTTSNAHTLTGDGMGIAFRRGIPLEDMEFFQFHPTGLAGLGILLSEAARGEGAILRNSEGERFMERYAPTIKDLAPRDIVARSMANEVREGRGAGPNKDYVLLDLTHLEPAHIDAKLPDITEFARTYLGVEPYTEPVPVFPTAHYAMGGIPTNIKAEVLQDNDTVVPGLYAAGEVACVSVHGSNRLGTNSLLDINVFGKRAGIAAAEYATTAEFVEIPDNPLVETERLLDTMRSSEGGERVAQIRQELQDIMDANVQVFRTEQTLKEALEVIDKLEERYTRVTVQDKGKRFNLDLLEAVELGFLLDMAKVMTAAALHRQESRGGHFREDFPERDDENFMTHSMAYKDASATETSGVRLETKPVVFTRYQPMERKY; encoded by the coding sequence ATGCAGGTCCACAAGTACGACGTCGTTATTGTTGGCGCCGGCGGCGCCGGCATGCGCGCCGCGATCGAATCCGGCCAGCGCGCAAGGACGGCTGTACTGACCAAGCTCTACCCCACGCGTTCGCACACCGGTGCGGCGCAGGGCGGTATGTGTGCAGCGCTCGCCAATGTCGAAGAGGACAACTGGGAGTGGCACACCTTCGACACCGTCAAGGGCGGCGACTACCTCGTTGACCAGGACGCCGCCGAGGTAATGGCGAAGGAAGCCATCGACGCCGTGCTGGACCTTGAGAAGATGGGGCTGCCCTTCAACCGCACGCCCGAAGGCCGGATCGACCAGCGCCGTTTCGGTGGCCACACCCGGGACCACGGCAAGGCTCCCGTCCGCCGCGCCTGCTATGCCGCGGACCGCACCGGCCACATGATCCTGCAAACGCTGTACCAGAACTGCGTGAAGCACAACGTCGAGTTCTTCAACGAGTACTACGTACTGGACATGCTCACGGTGGATGAGGAAGTCACCGTCGAAGGCAAGACGCGCATTCAGAAGCGTGTTGCCGGCGTCGTTTCGTATGACCTCGCCACCGGTGAACTGCACGTCTTCCAGGCAAAGTCCGTTGTCTTTGCCTCCGGCGGCGTGGGCAAGGTCTTCAAGACCACCTCCAATGCACACACTCTCACCGGCGACGGCATGGGCATCGCCTTCCGCCGTGGAATCCCGCTCGAGGACATGGAGTTCTTCCAGTTCCACCCCACCGGACTGGCTGGGCTGGGAATCCTGCTCTCAGAGGCGGCCCGAGGCGAAGGCGCGATCCTGCGCAACTCCGAGGGTGAGCGTTTCATGGAACGCTATGCCCCCACCATCAAGGACCTCGCTCCCCGCGACATCGTGGCCCGTTCCATGGCCAACGAAGTGCGCGAAGGCCGCGGCGCCGGGCCGAACAAGGACTATGTCCTGCTGGACCTGACCCACCTCGAGCCCGCGCACATCGACGCCAAGCTGCCGGACATCACCGAGTTTGCGCGCACCTACCTCGGCGTCGAGCCCTACACAGAGCCGGTTCCCGTCTTCCCGACGGCGCACTACGCGATGGGCGGGATTCCCACCAACATCAAGGCCGAGGTCCTTCAGGACAATGACACCGTTGTGCCGGGCCTCTATGCCGCCGGCGAGGTCGCCTGCGTCTCCGTGCACGGCTCAAACCGCCTTGGCACCAACTCGCTGCTGGACATCAACGTCTTCGGTAAGCGCGCGGGCATCGCGGCCGCCGAGTACGCCACAACCGCAGAGTTCGTCGAAATCCCCGACAACCCGCTGGTCGAGACCGAGCGCCTCCTGGACACCATGCGGAGCTCGGAGGGCGGGGAGCGCGTTGCGCAGATCCGTCAGGAACTGCAGGACATCATGGACGCCAACGTCCAGGTTTTCCGTACCGAGCAGACGTTGAAGGAAGCCCTCGAAGTCATCGACAAACTTGAGGAGCGCTACACCCGCGTAACCGTCCAGGACAAGGGCAAGCGCTTCAACCTTGATCTCCTCGAAGCAGTGGAGCTGGGCTTCCTGCTGGACATGGCCAAGGTCATGACAGCAGCGGCCCTGCACCGCCAGGAGTCCCGCGGCGGCCACTTCCGCGAGGACTTCCCGGAGCGCGACGACGAGAATTTCATGACCCATTCCATGGCCTACAAGGATGCCTCCGCCACTGAAACCAGCGGGGTGCGCCTTGAGACCAAACCGGTAGTCTTCACCCGTTACCAGCCCATGGAGCGTAAGTACTAA
- a CDS encoding succinate dehydrogenase hydrophobic membrane anchor subunit, translated as MAAPIVETPRSGRISPQYRRSGSSKGNFEMFAWLFMRLSGVVLVVLIFVHLWTSMIAGDGIEGVDFGFVAGKWADPLWQVWDLVMLWLAMLHGTNGVRVIINDYAEKDSTRFWLKSVLYVATVVIVVLGTLVIFTFDPCPVINGVPHVADYCPAP; from the coding sequence ATGGCAGCTCCCATTGTTGAAACACCGCGTTCAGGCCGTATTTCTCCCCAGTACCGGCGCAGCGGCTCCTCCAAGGGCAACTTCGAAATGTTCGCGTGGCTGTTCATGCGGCTCTCCGGTGTTGTCCTGGTTGTCCTGATCTTCGTCCACCTCTGGACCAGCATGATCGCGGGTGACGGCATCGAGGGTGTCGACTTCGGTTTTGTGGCCGGCAAGTGGGCTGATCCCCTGTGGCAGGTCTGGGACCTGGTCATGCTTTGGCTTGCGATGCTGCACGGCACCAACGGCGTCCGCGTCATCATCAACGACTACGCGGAGAAGGACTCCACCCGGTTCTGGCTGAAGAGCGTTCTCTACGTGGCCACCGTCGTCATCGTCGTGCTGGGCACCCTGGTGATTTTCACCTTTGACCCCTGCCCTGTCATCAACGGCGTTCCGCACGTGGCGGATTACTGCCCGGCACCTTAG
- the sdhC gene encoding succinate dehydrogenase, cytochrome b556 subunit, which yields MSKTPAGTLYRGREGQWSWVAHRITGVVIFFFLLVHVLDTSLVRVSPEAYNVVIESYKNPLMGLGELGLVAAIVFHAFNGLRVVLVDFWKKGPKYQRQMLWAVVGLWAVTMIAFSIRHLSVVFGGH from the coding sequence GTGTCGAAGACACCAGCAGGCACCCTTTACCGCGGCCGTGAAGGCCAGTGGTCCTGGGTTGCGCATCGTATTACCGGCGTCGTGATCTTCTTTTTCCTACTGGTGCATGTGCTCGACACCTCGCTGGTACGGGTTTCACCCGAGGCTTACAACGTCGTCATCGAGTCCTACAAGAACCCCCTCATGGGCCTCGGAGAGCTGGGACTGGTCGCAGCGATCGTCTTCCACGCCTTCAACGGACTTCGCGTGGTTCTCGTGGACTTCTGGAAAAAGGGTCCGAAGTACCAGCGCCAGATGCTGTGGGCGGTTGTCGGGCTCTGGGCGGTCACCATGATCGCCTTCTCTATCCGCCATCTCTCTGTGGTATTCGGAGGTCACTAA